GACTAGGCGCACCTTTTCTAAACGGAACAATCCAATATAATTTATCGGGAGCAGTAAAGTTCGCTGTTTTTTAACCAATTCTATTCCGTTAAAGTAGGAAAAAACATGGATCAGACGATAGTTATACTTGCATTGTGTTTTCTGCAGACCACCGCATTTATTCCTCATAATGGTAAGTTAGATGTTGTAAATGTGATCGGCCATCAAATTGCAGATGACTCGTCGTAGGCATTCACTCCGTTGCTGTTTCAAATGACCGAATATCATCTTGACATTATCCGCTGTTGGTCATGTCAATTAGCATTTCATAAACGTGTTATTATATCTGTCTATATTATCATGTAAGTAAATAAGTAAGTAAAGCTTTATTTATATTGCACCTTTCAAAACCTTGGTTACGAAGTGCTTAACTAGTGCACATGAGACCAATAGGCCTACATCTGTCAAATTTACAAATGTATTGGATGTGTCCTTGTTAAGCACTTTGTAAGCcaggttttaaaaaaaaacatgtagggacatattttatatttttattgaatgtacactgtaaaaaatgtaataaaataatatgtCCCTACATGATGCAACAAAGTTGTAATTAATCAATCATATGTTTGCTAGGCTCCATCGGGCCCAGGCCGAGGACGTTTGGTGGGCACTATGTAACAGTCACTGAAGAGTCGAAAAGGGAATTCTTTGATTTGCCGGAGAGCAGCAACGAGCTTGATGATGAATACTCCGGCTCAGGTAGCGGGCCGGTAACAGTGGAGGGGCCCGTCACCTACTACGAAACAAAGAAACAATTCCGGCTTTCACCCAAGGCCAAAGAATTCCTCCAAGGAAAGCTATCGACCGTTGTGGTCCCCACTGTGTACACGTTTGTGGTCATCATCAGCGTACCCCTCAACCTCGCCGCCGTGATCATGTTTCTGCGCCGGAAGCGTCCGAGGAAAACCGGGGTGATCTACATGCTGAACCTGGCCTTCGCCGACCTCCTGTTCGTGCTGGTGCTCCCCCTGAAGATCGCCTACCATTATCAGGGCAACAACTGGGTGTTCGGGGGCCTCCTGTGCCGGGTCGTGACCGCCGCCTTCTACTGCAACATGTACTGCTCTGTCCTCCTCATGACCTGCATCAGCGTCGACCGCTTCCTAGCCGTCGTCTACCCCCTGGACGCCCTGACGTGGCGCCGCCCGAGGACGGCCTACACCACGTGCGCCGCCATGTGGCTGCTGGCCCTGGGAGGCGTGGCCCCCCTGCTCATCTCGGAGCAGAGCATCCCC
The Gadus macrocephalus chromosome 6, ASM3116895v1 DNA segment above includes these coding regions:
- the f2r gene encoding proteinase-activated receptor 1; the encoded protein is MDQTIVILALCFLQTTAFIPHNGSIGPRPRTFGGHYVTVTEESKREFFDLPESSNELDDEYSGSGSGPVTVEGPVTYYETKKQFRLSPKAKEFLQGKLSTVVVPTVYTFVVIISVPLNLAAVIMFLRRKRPRKTGVIYMLNLAFADLLFVLVLPLKIAYHYQGNNWVFGGLLCRVVTAAFYCNMYCSVLLMTCISVDRFLAVVYPLDALTWRRPRTAYTTCAAMWLLALGGVAPLLISEQSIPLPELGVTTCHDVQDTEQLRTYYLYFFPTYTCLFFFLPLVLTAVCYVRIVQALAAANVANGSRKSRAVMMAVAVLVVFVACFAPSNVLMMVHYLQLARHAAADASYLAYLVSTCVGTLSCCLDPLIYYFGSSQCQRQVMALLTCRDLAGVEAGSSRSASSRLSSGRRQTESTRSTKMESVQDRTLRDQCRKLVS